From Luteolibacter arcticus, one genomic window encodes:
- the sufD gene encoding Fe-S cluster assembly protein SufD, translating into MPAVLEHFASLLESAPETPAAFPAWFAERQRAAWKRFLETPNPKRGDEPWRFSSIKQLDFAGFATGEAPLGSQLVERSVSLEAPVAKFVFANDALLHSESNLPAGVICLPLEEALVSHGDLVREHFMKRDTRLGSVKWTALHEANVSNGLFVHVPAGVEVEGTIEVFHWIAGDKTAIFPHTLVVTGANAKVRVVDYFQSANTDEAGLAIAVNDLNAGPGSKLDYIAIQAFNENTKVIQVNETGVAKDASAIGFILNTGAAWARNESLSRLEGEGARSDMLSVSIPARDQEYDQRTFQHHVSPGAYSDLLYKNSLYDESRTIFSGLIFVDEGAHRTDAYQTCRNLFMSENAEANSMPGLEINADDVKCSHGSTSSQIDESEIFYLRARGIDPVRARQLIARGFSVQVIERLGDEKVEEMVLRFLDDKFAHIATGGA; encoded by the coding sequence ATGCCCGCCGTGCTCGAACACTTCGCTTCCCTGCTCGAATCCGCTCCCGAGACGCCTGCCGCTTTTCCCGCTTGGTTTGCCGAGCGCCAGCGTGCCGCGTGGAAGCGCTTTCTTGAAACGCCGAACCCAAAGCGCGGCGATGAGCCATGGCGCTTCTCAAGCATCAAGCAGCTCGACTTCGCCGGTTTTGCGACCGGCGAGGCACCATTGGGCTCCCAATTGGTCGAGCGATCGGTCTCGCTGGAAGCTCCGGTGGCGAAGTTCGTATTCGCGAATGACGCACTGCTTCATTCCGAATCGAATCTTCCGGCCGGCGTGATCTGTCTGCCTTTGGAAGAAGCATTGGTTTCCCACGGCGATCTGGTCCGCGAGCACTTCATGAAGCGCGACACGCGGCTGGGTTCCGTGAAGTGGACGGCGCTTCACGAGGCGAACGTGAGCAACGGCCTGTTCGTTCATGTACCGGCCGGAGTCGAAGTGGAAGGAACCATCGAAGTCTTCCACTGGATCGCCGGCGACAAGACCGCGATCTTCCCGCACACGCTCGTCGTGACCGGTGCGAATGCGAAGGTCCGCGTGGTGGACTACTTCCAGTCGGCCAATACGGATGAGGCCGGCCTCGCAATCGCGGTGAACGATCTCAACGCAGGTCCTGGCTCGAAGCTCGACTACATCGCGATCCAGGCATTCAACGAGAACACCAAGGTCATCCAGGTCAATGAGACCGGCGTGGCCAAGGATGCTTCGGCCATCGGCTTCATCCTCAATACCGGTGCCGCGTGGGCGCGCAATGAATCGCTCAGCCGCCTCGAAGGCGAAGGCGCGCGCTCCGACATGCTTTCCGTGAGCATTCCCGCGCGCGATCAGGAGTACGACCAGCGCACCTTCCAGCACCACGTCAGCCCCGGTGCCTACAGCGACCTGCTCTACAAGAATTCCTTGTACGATGAGTCTCGTACCATTTTCTCCGGCCTGATCTTCGTGGATGAAGGCGCGCACCGCACCGACGCCTACCAGACCTGCCGCAATCTCTTCATGAGCGAGAACGCCGAGGCGAACTCGATGCCCGGCCTCGAGATCAATGCCGACGACGTGAAGTGCTCGCACGGCAGCACCAGCTCGCAGATCGACGAGAGCGAGATCTTCTACCTCCGCGCCCGCGGCATTGACCCGGTCCGCGCCCGCCAGCTCATCGCCCGCGGATTCTCCGTGCAAGTCATCGAGCGCCTCGGCGACGAAAAGGTGGAGGAGATGGTGCTGCGCTTCCTCGATGACAAGTTCGCCCACATCGCCACCGGCGGGGCGTGA